A part of Paenarthrobacter sp. A20 genomic DNA contains:
- the secD gene encoding protein translocase subunit SecD → MARTGPKNSARRVLTWLGAIFVVLTAVLAGGVVTGNASWAPKLALDLEGGTQMILAPRVEGSSEINEEQLNQAVAIIRQRVDGSGVAEAEISTQSGRNVVVSLPGTPSKETRDLIQASADMNFRPVITYGDPAAVPVESRTPDDQLNKPTAEPANASDVNWITPEVQKEFEALDCVNPSTERRERSDPAKPLVTCEAATSTTPAIKYILGPVEVRGQDISDSTFSQVQGAQGSVTNSWGVNIVFNADATEKFKAVTERLNQYYVAAQAQGTDDPKSQFAIVLDDKVISAPRSLAVITDGRPQITGNFTQASAKALSDQLRYGALPISFEIQSQEQISATLGGDQLRLGLLAGMIGLFLVVVYSLFQYRALGLVTIASLVVAGVLTYLAIAILGWTENYRLSLAGVAGLIVAIGQTADSFIVYFERIRDELREGRGLVSAVENGWKRAKRTVLASKAVNLLAALVLYFVAVGNVRGFAFTLGLTALADLLVVFMFTHPMLQVLARTKFFGEGHRFSGLSPDRLGAIPLYRGAGRLRTPDEKPTPVRARNTGAVAEAERRMTIAERRLAEKGQLTGSSKATKEEK, encoded by the coding sequence ATGGCACGGACCGGCCCCAAAAATTCAGCCCGCAGGGTGCTGACCTGGCTTGGAGCAATATTCGTTGTACTCACCGCTGTCCTGGCTGGCGGAGTGGTAACTGGCAACGCCAGTTGGGCTCCCAAGCTGGCTTTGGACCTCGAAGGCGGAACCCAGATGATCCTGGCGCCCAGGGTTGAGGGATCCAGCGAGATTAATGAGGAGCAGCTCAACCAGGCTGTTGCCATCATCCGGCAGCGTGTGGATGGCTCCGGCGTTGCTGAAGCCGAAATCAGCACCCAGTCCGGCCGCAATGTTGTGGTCAGCCTTCCGGGAACTCCGTCCAAGGAAACCCGCGACTTGATACAGGCTTCGGCCGACATGAACTTCCGCCCGGTGATCACCTATGGCGATCCCGCCGCCGTTCCCGTGGAATCGCGCACACCGGATGACCAGTTGAACAAGCCGACGGCCGAGCCGGCCAACGCGAGTGATGTCAACTGGATTACCCCCGAAGTCCAGAAGGAATTCGAAGCTCTCGACTGCGTCAATCCTTCGACCGAAAGGCGTGAACGCTCCGATCCGGCCAAGCCCCTGGTGACCTGCGAAGCTGCCACGTCCACGACGCCCGCCATCAAGTACATCCTTGGGCCGGTAGAAGTCCGGGGCCAGGACATCAGCGACTCCACCTTCTCCCAGGTGCAGGGCGCGCAGGGTTCGGTCACCAACTCCTGGGGCGTGAACATTGTCTTTAACGCCGATGCCACAGAGAAGTTCAAGGCCGTCACCGAGCGGCTCAACCAGTACTACGTAGCGGCGCAGGCCCAAGGAACCGACGATCCCAAGTCGCAGTTCGCCATTGTCCTGGACGACAAGGTCATTTCCGCGCCCCGTTCCCTGGCAGTGATTACTGACGGACGCCCGCAGATCACTGGCAACTTCACCCAGGCGAGTGCCAAAGCGCTTTCCGACCAGCTTCGCTACGGCGCGCTTCCGATCAGCTTTGAGATCCAGTCGCAGGAGCAGATCTCGGCCACTCTTGGTGGCGACCAGCTTCGCCTCGGGTTGCTGGCTGGCATGATCGGCTTGTTCCTGGTGGTGGTTTACTCCCTCTTCCAATACCGGGCCCTTGGCCTGGTAACCATCGCCTCCCTCGTGGTGGCCGGTGTCCTGACCTATTTGGCCATTGCGATCCTCGGGTGGACCGAGAATTATCGACTCTCCCTTGCCGGTGTGGCCGGTTTGATCGTGGCTATCGGACAGACCGCGGACTCATTCATCGTTTACTTCGAGCGCATCCGCGATGAGCTCCGCGAAGGCCGTGGACTGGTATCTGCCGTCGAAAACGGCTGGAAGCGGGCAAAGCGGACGGTGTTGGCATCCAAGGCTGTCAACCTCCTGGCTGCACTTGTCCTCTACTTCGTCGCGGTTGGCAACGTGCGCGGCTTCGCCTTCACGTTGGGCCTGACGGCCCTGGCCGACCTCCTGGTCGTGTTCATGTTCACGCACCCCATGCTGCAGGTCTTGGCCCGTACCAAGTTCTTCGGAGAAGGACACCGTTTCTCGGGCCTTTCCCCGGACCGTCTTGGTGCAATTCCGCTGTACCGTGGCGCGGGGCGGCTCCGTACGCCCGATGAGAAGCCCACACCCGTGCGTGCGCGCAATACCGGTGCTGTTGCCGAAGCCGAACGTCGCATGACCATCGCCGAACGGCGTCTTGCCGAGAAGGGCCAGCTGACTGGTTCCTCCAAGGCAACCAAGGAGGAGAAGTAA
- the yajC gene encoding preprotein translocase subunit YajC, giving the protein MTILLFVMLGLFVFMMFRRNKKTQQQQAEMQSKFAPGVNVMTSFGLFGRIVSIDEAENKVVIELSPGNEATVHRQAVTKVVETPAEEAPVVPDDASSLTAAEAEASAAVETPEETIARLNKEDKKDN; this is encoded by the coding sequence ATGACCATATTGCTGTTCGTCATGCTTGGACTCTTTGTCTTCATGATGTTCCGCCGCAACAAGAAGACCCAGCAGCAACAGGCTGAGATGCAGTCCAAGTTCGCTCCGGGCGTCAACGTCATGACCAGCTTCGGTCTTTTTGGCCGCATCGTCTCCATCGACGAGGCCGAGAACAAGGTCGTCATCGAACTTTCCCCGGGTAACGAAGCAACGGTTCACCGCCAGGCCGTCACCAAGGTAGTGGAAACGCCTGCCGAGGAAGCCCCGGTTGTCCCGGACGATGCTTCCTCCCTGACCGCCGCAGAGGCTGAAGCTTCTGCCGCAGTTGAGACCCCGGAAGAAACCATTGCGCGCCTCAACAAAGAGGACAAGAAGGACAACTAG
- the ruvB gene encoding Holliday junction branch migration DNA helicase RuvB — protein MAEQSLVSGGEEPEERVIEAALRPKNLHDFVGQHRVRKQLALVLEASKMRGRSADHVLMSGPPGLGKTTLAMIIAAEMNAPLRISSGPAIQHAGDLAAILSSLSEGEVLFLDEIHRMSRPAEEMLYMAMEDFRVDIVVGKGAGATAIPLELPPFTLVGATTRAGLLPGPLRDRFGFTGHLEFYSVAELELVLRRSAGLLDLKVNSAGFTEIAGRSRGTPRIANRLLRRVRDWALVHGIEQIDARSASAALDMYEVDARGLDRLDRSVLEALITKFNGGPVGLSTLAIAVGEEPETVETVAEPFLVREGLLGRTPRGRIAMASAWTHLGYAVPAGVFGQDALALFGDDENHAESVDTIG, from the coding sequence GTGGCTGAGCAGTCTCTCGTCAGCGGGGGAGAGGAGCCGGAAGAGCGGGTTATTGAAGCCGCCCTCCGCCCTAAGAACCTGCACGATTTCGTTGGGCAACACCGCGTCCGTAAACAACTGGCGCTCGTCCTTGAAGCGTCAAAAATGCGGGGACGCAGCGCCGACCATGTCTTGATGTCCGGTCCGCCCGGACTCGGCAAGACCACGCTGGCCATGATCATCGCCGCGGAAATGAACGCGCCATTGCGCATCAGCAGCGGTCCGGCCATCCAACACGCCGGAGACCTCGCCGCCATCCTCTCGTCTTTGTCAGAAGGGGAGGTCCTGTTCCTCGACGAAATCCACAGGATGTCCCGTCCGGCCGAGGAAATGCTCTACATGGCCATGGAGGACTTCCGTGTGGACATCGTGGTGGGCAAGGGAGCAGGCGCTACCGCCATACCCCTTGAACTTCCGCCCTTCACGTTGGTAGGGGCAACTACCCGCGCCGGCCTCCTGCCAGGTCCCTTGCGCGACCGGTTCGGCTTTACCGGGCACCTCGAGTTCTACTCGGTTGCGGAGCTGGAACTGGTCCTTCGCCGTTCGGCCGGTCTTCTGGATTTGAAGGTGAACTCTGCAGGGTTTACGGAGATCGCCGGCCGGTCCCGTGGCACTCCCCGTATCGCGAACCGCCTCCTTCGCCGCGTCCGCGACTGGGCCCTGGTCCACGGCATCGAACAAATTGACGCCAGGTCGGCGTCGGCGGCTTTGGATATGTATGAAGTGGATGCCCGGGGACTGGACCGGTTGGACCGCTCCGTGCTTGAAGCGTTGATCACCAAGTTCAATGGTGGTCCTGTTGGCCTGTCCACTTTGGCCATTGCTGTAGGTGAGGAGCCGGAAACGGTGGAAACGGTGGCCGAGCCGTTCCTGGTGCGCGAGGGACTGCTGGGGCGCACGCCGCGGGGCCGCATCGCCATGGCATCGGCCTGGACGCATCTTGGTTATGCTGTGCCGGCCGGGGTGTTCGGACAGGACGCCCTGGCTCTCTTCGGCGACGATGAAAACCACGCCGAAAGCGTAGATACCATCGGTTAA
- the ruvA gene encoding Holliday junction branch migration protein RuvA, whose product MISFLRGTVAHVGLSTAVIDLNGAGMSVYATPQTLSHLKVGTEAKLFTSMIVREDSLTLFGFSDDDEREVFDVLLSVSGVGPRLALAVLAVHEPEAIRVAAHTGDGKAFTKVPGIGPKVAGRIVLELAGKLVPHGTGTTSAPEAAIKAEWKPQVVAAMTSLGWSEKDATGSIDKAMADSPELVDAGNVAQILRATLRWLGQDGARAGNRVGSRG is encoded by the coding sequence TTGATTAGTTTTCTCCGTGGAACCGTAGCCCACGTGGGGTTGTCCACTGCCGTCATTGACCTCAACGGTGCGGGTATGAGCGTCTACGCCACGCCGCAGACCCTGAGCCACCTCAAAGTTGGAACCGAAGCCAAACTCTTCACTTCCATGATCGTCCGGGAAGATTCACTGACGTTGTTCGGGTTCTCGGACGACGACGAACGCGAAGTGTTCGATGTCCTGCTCAGTGTCAGCGGAGTGGGACCGAGGCTGGCGCTGGCCGTCCTGGCTGTGCACGAGCCCGAAGCAATCCGGGTGGCAGCGCACACCGGCGACGGCAAGGCATTCACCAAGGTACCGGGAATTGGCCCCAAAGTCGCCGGCCGGATTGTCCTGGAACTGGCGGGCAAGTTGGTCCCGCACGGGACAGGCACAACCTCGGCCCCTGAGGCCGCCATCAAGGCCGAATGGAAGCCGCAGGTAGTCGCTGCGATGACCAGCCTGGGCTGGTCCGAAAAAGATGCCACAGGAAGCATCGACAAAGCCATGGCCGATTCGCCGGAGCTGGTGGATGCAGGAAACGTGGCTCAAATCCTCCGCGCTACGCTGCGTTGGCTGGGCCAGGACGGCGCCCGCGCCGGCAACCGCGTAGGCAGCCGTGGCTGA
- the ruvC gene encoding crossover junction endodeoxyribonuclease RuvC: MTLRVLGVDPGLTRCGIGVVDIERNRRATMVAVGVVGTSADLTLDKRLLVIAEAIDEWLDRHEPDVVAVERVFSQMNVSTVMGVAQASGVVIAAAARRGIPVALHTPSEVKAAVTGSGTANKDAVTKLVTKILRLDAPPKPADAADALALALTHAWRAGSGMGAAGGAVGAGSLTPAQKAWAEAEAKARRGR, translated from the coding sequence TTGACTCTTCGCGTATTGGGAGTCGATCCGGGCCTTACCCGTTGCGGCATTGGCGTGGTGGACATCGAACGGAACCGCCGCGCCACCATGGTGGCCGTGGGGGTTGTTGGAACCTCGGCGGACTTGACCTTGGACAAGCGCTTACTGGTGATCGCCGAAGCCATCGATGAATGGCTCGACCGGCACGAGCCCGATGTCGTCGCCGTCGAACGTGTTTTCTCCCAGATGAACGTCAGTACCGTGATGGGTGTCGCCCAGGCCTCCGGCGTAGTGATTGCGGCGGCCGCCCGCCGGGGCATCCCGGTCGCGTTGCACACACCGTCCGAAGTCAAGGCCGCGGTGACCGGTAGCGGGACGGCCAACAAGGACGCCGTGACCAAGTTGGTGACCAAGATCCTGCGCTTGGATGCTCCACCCAAGCCTGCAGATGCCGCTGACGCCCTGGCCCTCGCCCTCACTCACGCGTGGCGTGCTGGCAGCGGAATGGGGGCGGCGGGTGGCGCTGTGGGTGCCGGTTCGCTGACTCCGGCGCAAAAGGCATGGGCCGAAGCCGAAGCAAAAGCGCGCCGTGGACGGTGA
- a CDS encoding YebC/PmpR family DNA-binding transcriptional regulator, protein MSGHSKWATTKHKKAIIDSRRAKSFAKLIKNIEVAARMGGPDLAGNPGLELAVTKAKKTSVPNDNIDRAIKRGAGLTGEVVDYTEIMYEARGPQGSALLIECLTDNKNRAASEVRLAISRNGGTIADPGSVSYLFARKGVVVLPKNGLSEDDILMAVLEAGAEEVKDSGENWEIHSEPSDLQAIRDALKDAGIDYETDEAEFVPSMQVELDVDGAKKFMKLVDALEDLDDVQNVYSNADFSEEVQAALDAE, encoded by the coding sequence ATGTCAGGCCACTCCAAATGGGCGACCACCAAGCACAAGAAAGCCATCATCGATAGCCGGCGTGCAAAGTCGTTCGCAAAACTGATCAAGAACATCGAAGTTGCTGCCCGCATGGGTGGCCCGGACCTTGCCGGTAACCCGGGCTTGGAACTCGCTGTCACCAAGGCAAAGAAGACCTCGGTTCCCAATGACAACATCGACCGCGCCATCAAGCGTGGAGCGGGCCTCACCGGCGAGGTAGTCGACTACACCGAAATCATGTACGAAGCCCGCGGTCCGCAGGGTTCGGCCCTGCTGATCGAATGTCTGACCGATAACAAGAACCGGGCAGCTTCAGAGGTGCGCCTCGCCATTTCACGCAACGGCGGCACCATCGCCGATCCCGGTTCGGTCAGCTACCTGTTTGCCCGCAAGGGCGTCGTGGTTCTGCCGAAGAACGGCCTCAGCGAGGATGACATCCTGATGGCCGTCCTGGAAGCCGGAGCCGAAGAAGTGAAGGACAGTGGCGAGAACTGGGAGATCCATTCCGAGCCTTCCGACCTTCAAGCCATCCGTGACGCCCTCAAGGATGCCGGCATCGACTACGAAACCGATGAGGCCGAGTTCGTACCGTCCATGCAGGTTGAACTCGATGTTGACGGTGCCAAGAAGTTCATGAAGCTCGTCGATGCACTGGAAGACCTGGACGATGTCCAGAACGTCTACAGCAATGCGGACTTCAGCGAGGAAGTGCAGGCTGCCCTCGACGCCGAGTAG
- the pdxT gene encoding pyridoxal 5'-phosphate synthase glutaminase subunit PdxT, whose amino-acid sequence MTNPLSDASSRVGSGLRIGVLALQGDFREHIHAVEAAGATGVGIRRPSELEDIDGLIIPGGESTTIDKLSRTFELRDPIRKRIGDGLPVYGSCAGMILLAEEIADPAKDLDGNPQQTFGGLDITVRRNAFGRQRESFETDLDFKGLDFSAGESGVDPVHAVFIRGPWVERVGPDVEILAQVDPDHASHTATLHGVARIVAVRSGHLLATSFHPEVTGEKRVHELFIRMIRGEA is encoded by the coding sequence ATGACCAACCCCCTTTCCGACGCTTCATCGCGCGTGGGTTCAGGACTCAGGATCGGCGTTCTGGCACTCCAAGGCGACTTCCGCGAGCACATCCACGCAGTGGAGGCCGCTGGAGCCACCGGCGTGGGCATCCGCCGGCCGTCCGAGCTGGAAGACATTGACGGCCTGATTATCCCCGGCGGCGAATCCACCACCATCGACAAACTGTCCCGGACTTTCGAACTTCGCGATCCGATCCGAAAGCGGATAGGGGACGGCCTTCCGGTCTACGGCTCCTGCGCTGGAATGATCCTGCTCGCCGAAGAAATTGCCGACCCCGCAAAGGATCTTGACGGTAATCCGCAGCAGACCTTCGGCGGCCTGGACATCACGGTTCGCCGGAACGCTTTTGGACGCCAGCGCGAATCCTTCGAAACGGATCTTGATTTCAAGGGCCTGGACTTCAGCGCCGGGGAGTCCGGCGTGGATCCCGTCCACGCTGTATTTATCCGTGGACCGTGGGTTGAACGGGTAGGACCGGACGTTGAAATCCTGGCGCAGGTTGATCCGGACCATGCCAGCCACACGGCTACTTTGCACGGAGTGGCTAGAATTGTTGCAGTGCGCTCCGGCCACCTGCTGGCCACCTCCTTCCACCCGGAAGTGACTGGGGAGAAGCGCGTGCATGAACTCTTTATTCGAATGATCAGAGGAGAAGCGTAA
- a CDS encoding Mur ligase family protein, translated as MLSFSVPLGKLVRTLSRLRGGGSAFPGLVVEKIDPGFMQRTLASLPHGVAVVSGTNGKTTTTKMVVELLESQGLRVFTNRTGSNFTRGVAASLLGEVDWRGRLDADIAILELDEAHAVHFVNKVQPRFSLLLNVLRDQLDRFGEIDKTARLLEHIASKTTDTVVLNREDPRVARIANILQAADALHHPNVRYFGLDESLRSTFPNDDDMRTSGSGPSPSGTSVAAAVGEVVDLPAADVVLRRVGAQDADFEFDGRTVSTEMKLRGVYNIFNAAAALSLARAVLGTGPVDTPKLVKALADVAPAFGRGESLTVDGQPLELVLVKNPSGFRLGLKSFPAGGYATMIAINDNYADGRDMSWLWDVEFESLRADGVEVLTGVRAYDMALRLQYDDVPFGAVEPDITAALRLFINGSRGKPKRIFCTYTSMLAIRRELAKITIVEVVS; from the coding sequence ATGCTTTCCTTCAGCGTCCCCCTCGGCAAGCTGGTCCGCACACTGTCCCGGCTTCGGGGTGGAGGATCAGCTTTTCCCGGCCTCGTGGTCGAGAAAATCGACCCCGGCTTCATGCAGCGAACGCTGGCCTCCCTTCCCCACGGCGTTGCCGTGGTCAGTGGCACCAACGGCAAAACCACCACCACCAAGATGGTGGTGGAGCTCCTCGAAAGCCAGGGCCTGAGGGTCTTCACCAACCGCACCGGCAGCAACTTCACCCGCGGCGTGGCCGCTTCACTCCTCGGTGAGGTGGATTGGCGCGGAAGGCTTGACGCCGACATCGCCATTCTTGAACTCGATGAAGCCCATGCGGTGCACTTCGTCAACAAGGTCCAGCCCCGCTTCAGCCTCCTGCTGAATGTCCTCCGCGACCAGTTGGACCGCTTTGGCGAAATCGACAAAACCGCCCGGTTGCTGGAGCACATCGCGTCCAAAACAACGGACACCGTGGTCCTGAACCGCGAGGATCCACGTGTTGCGCGCATCGCCAACATCCTCCAGGCCGCTGACGCGCTGCACCACCCCAACGTCAGGTATTTCGGTCTCGATGAATCATTGCGGAGCACCTTTCCCAACGACGACGACATGCGCACTTCCGGCTCGGGCCCGTCGCCATCGGGCACTTCGGTTGCCGCGGCGGTTGGTGAGGTGGTCGATTTGCCGGCGGCCGACGTCGTACTCCGCCGGGTTGGGGCGCAAGACGCTGACTTTGAGTTCGACGGCCGGACAGTCAGCACGGAAATGAAGCTGCGTGGCGTCTACAACATCTTCAATGCAGCTGCCGCCCTGTCACTGGCGCGCGCCGTCCTTGGCACCGGCCCTGTTGACACTCCCAAGCTCGTCAAGGCCCTGGCCGATGTAGCTCCCGCGTTCGGTCGTGGCGAAAGCCTTACCGTGGATGGACAGCCCCTGGAACTTGTCCTCGTGAAGAACCCCAGCGGGTTCAGACTCGGGCTCAAGTCCTTCCCCGCCGGTGGTTACGCAACGATGATCGCCATCAACGACAACTACGCGGACGGCAGGGACATGTCCTGGCTCTGGGACGTCGAATTCGAGTCTCTGCGGGCAGATGGCGTGGAAGTCCTCACCGGTGTCCGCGCCTATGACATGGCGCTGCGGCTGCAGTACGACGACGTCCCCTTCGGCGCCGTGGAACCGGATATCACCGCCGCCTTGCGCCTCTTCATCAACGGCTCCCGCGGCAAGCCCAAGCGGATCTTCTGTACCTACACCTCCATGCTCGCCATTCGCCGCGAACTCGCCAAAATCACCATAGTTGAGGTGGTCTCATGA
- a CDS encoding type 1 glutamine amidotransferase — protein MTSEAQSTPEAEQSKGRLRILQLYPREMNIYGDWGNALVLKQRIKWHGYTPELLEYNVGDEFPDDVDIVVGGGGQDSGQVVIQDDLQSRADHLRELADAGAPMLVICGLYQLFGKFFKTSAGPVIPGIGILDVETHGTDERLIGNVIMKSTEFGDIMGYENHSGQTTLGPGVEPLGTVTKGAGNNSKDGHEGARYNNVVASYLHGSLLPKNPAIADFLIRTAAERKYGTFVPGAPDDDYARLAREHAARRPR, from the coding sequence ATGACCTCGGAAGCACAATCCACCCCAGAGGCGGAGCAAAGCAAAGGAAGACTTCGTATCCTCCAGCTCTACCCGCGGGAAATGAACATTTACGGTGACTGGGGCAATGCACTTGTCCTGAAGCAGCGCATCAAATGGCACGGCTACACTCCGGAGCTGCTGGAATACAACGTGGGTGACGAATTTCCCGACGACGTCGACATCGTGGTCGGTGGAGGCGGACAGGACAGCGGACAGGTGGTCATTCAGGATGACCTCCAGTCGCGGGCCGATCACCTCCGGGAACTTGCCGATGCCGGGGCACCCATGTTGGTGATCTGCGGTCTCTATCAGCTTTTTGGCAAGTTCTTCAAGACCAGCGCCGGACCCGTCATTCCCGGCATCGGCATCCTGGACGTCGAAACCCACGGGACCGATGAGCGGCTCATCGGAAACGTGATCATGAAGTCAACCGAGTTCGGAGACATCATGGGCTACGAAAACCACAGCGGGCAGACCACCCTGGGTCCCGGCGTCGAGCCTCTCGGAACCGTCACCAAGGGTGCAGGGAACAACAGCAAGGATGGACACGAGGGCGCACGCTACAACAATGTCGTAGCCAGCTACCTGCACGGCTCCTTGCTGCCGAAGAACCCGGCGATTGCCGATTTCCTCATCCGGACAGCGGCCGAGCGTAAGTACGGCACCTTCGTCCCGGGAGCGCCCGACGACGACTACGCCCGCCTCGCGCGCGAACACGCTGCCCGGCGGCCGCGCTAG
- a CDS encoding CapA family protein: MKTMGKITSTVAWIRPPKPAIVLMTAALALSLGACGVIAENEDQNRSNAASAPATQTPAPTRTPAPNPTPGKGPACPELRCTSITVTGDMLVHTQLWQQAKADAAAAGLPGYTFVPLLEGQRRYIRNSDLAICHQETPVATPEGPFSAYPSFNVPPQIITASKDVGYQACTTASNHTIDRGTDGLLRTLDALDAAGLKHTGSYRTEAASKEILMLETDAAKVAVIIGTYGHNGQIPEYPWLVDELDPAAMIAKATQAKALGADIVLGVMHAGDEYASEANTQQQDVAHALVDSGQFTMIYGHHTHSVLPIENYKGTWIVYGLGNGITELSPWYVVNNEGLLVRAQFSQNAAGAWTASDLAWAPSVIVRDPYRWCSVASDAPQGVCATPAADAATHQRTKAVVESMGAATAGAHELLITKEK; this comes from the coding sequence ATGAAAACCATGGGCAAAATCACATCTACAGTGGCGTGGATCCGTCCTCCAAAGCCGGCAATCGTGCTGATGACTGCGGCTCTTGCCCTGTCTCTGGGTGCCTGCGGTGTCATTGCCGAAAACGAGGACCAGAACCGCAGTAATGCCGCATCGGCTCCAGCCACGCAGACGCCGGCGCCGACGCGCACTCCCGCTCCGAACCCGACCCCCGGCAAAGGCCCTGCGTGCCCGGAACTGCGTTGCACCTCCATTACGGTGACGGGCGACATGCTGGTCCATACCCAGCTCTGGCAACAAGCGAAGGCCGACGCCGCTGCGGCGGGGTTGCCCGGCTACACCTTTGTCCCCCTCCTCGAAGGTCAACGGCGCTATATCCGCAACAGCGACCTCGCAATCTGCCATCAGGAGACACCGGTGGCCACGCCGGAAGGGCCTTTCTCGGCCTACCCGTCGTTCAACGTTCCACCGCAGATCATCACAGCCTCCAAGGATGTTGGCTACCAGGCGTGCACCACGGCGAGCAACCACACCATTGACCGTGGGACCGATGGGCTTCTGCGGACACTCGATGCACTCGACGCGGCCGGACTCAAGCACACGGGTTCCTACCGGACGGAGGCCGCGTCCAAGGAAATACTCATGCTTGAAACGGACGCCGCAAAGGTCGCAGTCATCATCGGGACCTACGGCCACAACGGACAAATTCCCGAGTACCCGTGGTTGGTCGATGAGCTTGATCCCGCAGCAATGATCGCAAAAGCAACGCAGGCCAAGGCGCTGGGGGCGGACATCGTGCTGGGAGTCATGCATGCCGGTGACGAGTACGCAAGCGAAGCAAATACCCAGCAGCAGGATGTTGCGCACGCGTTGGTGGACAGCGGCCAGTTCACCATGATCTACGGTCACCACACCCACTCTGTGCTGCCGATCGAGAATTACAAGGGAACGTGGATTGTGTACGGATTGGGAAACGGCATCACGGAATTGTCGCCTTGGTATGTGGTCAATAACGAAGGACTGCTGGTCAGGGCACAGTTCAGCCAGAACGCCGCAGGTGCCTGGACCGCATCGGACCTTGCATGGGCGCCTTCCGTGATCGTCCGGGATCCCTACCGGTGGTGCTCGGTGGCCAGCGATGCTCCACAGGGAGTCTGCGCAACGCCCGCCGCGGACGCTGCGACCCACCAGCGAACCAAAGCGGTGGTCGAGTCCATGGGCGCAGCAACTGCCGGCGCCCACGAACTGTTGATCACCAAGGAAAAGTAG